In Sedimentibacter sp. MB31-C6, one genomic interval encodes:
- a CDS encoding ABC transporter ATP-binding protein: MASNDKLIEVKNLKKYFIKNKGFIKKNPEITKAVDDVSFYIKKGETFGLVGESGCGKSTTGRTIIKLYDPTAGEIIYDGKDIAKFDKNQIMPYRKKIQMIFQDPYASLNSRMTVSDIIGEPMDIHNLAHGKERQERIYELLDTVGLNKDHAARYPHEFSGGQRQRIGIARSLAVDPEFIICDEPISALDVSIQAQVINMLEDLQNERNLTYLFIAHDLSMVKHISNRVGVMYLGSLVEIAASNELYNNPVHPYTQALLSSIPIPDPDVAESSNRIVLEGDVPSPVNPPSGCKFRTRCRYAMDICSQENPKFKDIGSEHYVACHLLDK, translated from the coding sequence TTGGCAAGTAATGATAAATTGATTGAAGTAAAGAACTTAAAAAAGTACTTTATAAAGAATAAAGGATTTATTAAGAAAAATCCAGAAATTACAAAGGCAGTTGATGATGTTTCGTTTTATATAAAAAAAGGAGAAACATTTGGTCTTGTTGGGGAGTCTGGCTGTGGTAAATCTACTACTGGACGTACTATAATTAAACTATACGACCCAACAGCAGGTGAGATTATATATGATGGCAAAGATATAGCTAAATTTGATAAAAATCAAATAATGCCATATAGAAAGAAGATTCAAATGATTTTCCAAGATCCATATGCATCCCTTAATTCTAGAATGACAGTTTCAGATATTATTGGTGAACCTATGGATATTCACAATCTTGCTCATGGCAAGGAAAGACAAGAGCGAATTTATGAACTGCTTGATACTGTAGGGTTAAACAAGGACCACGCAGCTCGTTATCCTCATGAATTTTCTGGAGGACAAAGACAGCGTATAGGAATAGCAAGATCTTTGGCTGTAGACCCAGAGTTTATTATTTGTGATGAGCCGATATCAGCTCTTGACGTATCAATACAAGCACAGGTTATAAATATGCTTGAAGATTTACAAAATGAAAGAAACTTGACATATTTGTTTATAGCTCATGATCTTTCAATGGTTAAGCATATATCAAATAGAGTAGGTGTAATGTATCTAGGAAGTCTTGTAGAGATTGCTGCAAGTAATGAATTGTATAATAATCCAGTTCATCCATATACACAGGCTTTGCTATCATCAATTCCAATACCTGATCCTGATGTAGCAGAATCTTCTAATAGAATTGTACTTGAGGGAGATGTACCTAGTCCGGTTAATCCACCTTCAGGTTGTAAATTTAGAACAAGATGTAGATATGCAATGGATATATGTTCTCAAGAAAATCCTAAATTTAAGGATATAGGTAGTGAACATTATGTAGCATGTCATCTTCTTGATAAATAA
- a CDS encoding ABC transporter permease, whose product MGNNFKMSPDMWTPLEKSEKDAEKVSRQSLTFWQDAKRRLKQNKVSMVSLVAIVIIILACVLVPMFYPITFEDQVLDFGNIGIMMDIYEIDGNYFYMNGEYYLIDVSEDGTLLQKRPLVKDDLENKRYLYDFDGQEVIVDYSPYFEANVEYKNLQKKARRDPSIDLVEAKFKLDNTKKVKILMDDKEVLPVNSVHNKTYIMGTDNLGRDMFIRVLHGGRISLIVGFVAAFVNLIIGVLYGGIAGYIGGKVDNIMMRIVDVISAIPTLLYVILLMVVLGNGMMPIIIALSITYWLPMARLVRGQVLGLKEQEFILAAHTLGASSKRIMLRHLVPNMMGPIMVSATMQIPQAIFTEAFLSFVGLGVSAPQASWGSLCNDALLTYMTYPYQLFIPAAAISITILAFNLFSDGLRDALDPKQRK is encoded by the coding sequence ATGGGAAATAACTTTAAAATGTCTCCTGACATGTGGACACCTTTAGAAAAATCAGAAAAAGATGCGGAAAAAGTATCTAGACAAAGTCTAACATTTTGGCAGGATGCAAAAAGAAGATTAAAACAAAATAAAGTATCAATGGTTTCTTTGGTTGCTATAGTAATAATCATTTTGGCCTGTGTTTTAGTACCTATGTTTTATCCTATAACATTTGAAGATCAGGTGCTAGATTTCGGAAATATAGGTATAATGATGGATATCTATGAAATTGATGGAAATTATTTTTATATGAACGGAGAATATTATCTTATAGATGTATCAGAAGATGGTACTTTATTACAAAAGCGTCCTTTAGTTAAGGATGATTTGGAAAACAAAAGATATTTATATGATTTTGATGGACAAGAAGTAATTGTAGATTATAGCCCTTATTTTGAGGCAAATGTAGAATATAAAAATTTACAAAAGAAAGCAAGGCGAGATCCTTCAATAGATCTTGTTGAAGCAAAATTTAAATTAGACAATACAAAAAAAGTAAAAATTCTTATGGATGATAAAGAGGTTTTACCTGTAAACTCTGTTCATAATAAAACATATATAATGGGAACAGATAATCTGGGAAGAGATATGTTCATAAGAGTACTACATGGCGGACGTATTTCTTTAATAGTTGGTTTCGTTGCAGCCTTTGTAAACTTAATTATTGGAGTATTATATGGTGGTATAGCTGGTTATATTGGAGGAAAGGTTGACAATATCATGATGCGTATTGTTGACGTAATAAGTGCAATTCCGACATTATTATATGTTATACTATTAATGGTAGTTTTAGGAAATGGAATGATGCCTATTATAATTGCTTTAAGTATAACTTATTGGCTTCCTATGGCAAGACTTGTAAGAGGACAAGTGTTAGGATTAAAAGAACAAGAATTTATATTGGCTGCTCATACATTAGGAGCGTCATCAAAAAGAATTATGTTAAGACATTTAGTTCCAAATATGATGGGACCTATAATGGTATCAGCAACAATGCAAATACCGCAAGCTATATTTACGGAAGCTTTCTTAAGTTTTGTAGGCTTAGGAGTATCCGCTCCTCAAGCATCTTGGGGTTCATTGTGTAATGACGCTTTACTAACATATATGACATATCCATATCAGTTGTTTATACCAGCGGCAGCTATTTCAATAACAATATTAGCTTTTAATTTATTCAGTGATGGTCTTAGAGATGCTCTAGATCCAAAACAAAGAAAGTAA
- a CDS encoding aminoacyl-histidine dipeptidase, with amino-acid sequence MSKVLQGLKPEKVFYYFEEISKIPRGSGNEKEISDYLYNLAINKGWDVIQDDYLNIIIKKPASKGYENAPTVMLQGHMDMVCEKNEGIVHDFEKDPIKLRIIDDCIYATETTLGADNGIAVAMALAILDSDELVHPSIEVLITTDEEKGMTGAQRLDGSIFNSKYLLNLDSEEEGIFTCGCAGGCEAILEIPIKLQNIKEKNTYKLMIKGLSGGHSGTDIDKEKGNANKILARILYDLKDEIDLVSINGGSKTNAIPREASAKITILNLESVKNKVVEWNDILKSEYAFTDKSISVLLIENNTKEVPLDKEIFNKVISAINLTPNGVLSKSTEIDLVVCSNNLGVITTDEESIKLYNQARSSVKTLLTHSFEQTIKQIGDILNIKCKVGNYYPGWEYAKDSKIRNICIETYKEMYGKEPQIEAIHAGLECGLLMEKIDSLDAISFGPDAWEVHSPNEHISIKSIDNIYKLTCEILKRIKN; translated from the coding sequence ATGTCAAAAGTTTTACAGGGTTTAAAGCCAGAAAAGGTATTTTACTATTTTGAGGAGATTTCCAAAATTCCTAGAGGTTCAGGTAATGAGAAGGAAATTTCAGACTATCTTTATAATTTAGCAATTAATAAAGGCTGGGATGTAATACAGGATGATTATTTGAATATAATTATAAAAAAACCAGCATCAAAAGGTTATGAAAATGCGCCTACTGTAATGTTACAAGGACATATGGATATGGTTTGCGAAAAAAACGAAGGTATTGTTCATGACTTTGAAAAAGATCCAATAAAATTGAGGATAATAGACGATTGTATTTATGCCACAGAAACGACTTTAGGTGCAGATAATGGAATAGCAGTGGCAATGGCCCTTGCTATTTTAGATTCAGATGAATTAGTACATCCTTCAATAGAAGTTTTGATAACAACAGATGAAGAAAAAGGTATGACTGGAGCACAAAGATTAGATGGAAGTATTTTTAATAGTAAATATCTTTTGAATTTAGACAGTGAAGAAGAAGGTATATTTACATGCGGTTGTGCAGGTGGATGTGAAGCTATATTAGAAATACCTATTAAATTACAAAATATTAAAGAAAAAAATACTTATAAACTTATGATAAAAGGGCTATCTGGAGGGCATTCTGGTACAGATATAGATAAAGAAAAAGGTAACGCTAATAAAATATTAGCAAGAATTCTTTATGATTTAAAAGATGAAATAGACTTAGTTAGTATTAATGGAGGTTCAAAAACAAATGCAATTCCAAGAGAAGCCAGTGCTAAAATTACTATTCTTAATTTAGAATCAGTAAAAAACAAAGTAGTAGAATGGAATGATATTCTCAAGAGTGAATATGCTTTTACTGATAAATCAATTAGTGTATTGTTAATAGAAAATAATACAAAAGAAGTACCTTTAGATAAGGAGATTTTCAATAAAGTAATATCTGCGATTAATCTAACTCCTAATGGTGTTTTGTCAAAAAGTACAGAAATTGATCTTGTAGTATGTTCTAATAACCTTGGTGTTATAACTACTGACGAAGAAAGTATAAAATTATATAATCAAGCTAGAAGTTCTGTTAAAACATTACTGACACATAGCTTTGAACAAACTATAAAGCAAATTGGAGATATATTAAATATTAAATGTAAAGTTGGAAATTATTATCCTGGTTGGGAGTATGCTAAAGATTCAAAAATACGAAACATTTGTATAGAGACATATAAAGAAATGTATGGTAAAGAGCCGCAAATTGAAGCTATACATGCAGGTCTTGAATGTGGTTTGTTGATGGAAAAAATAGACAGTTTAGATGCAATTTCATTTGGTCCCGATGCTTGGGAAGTACATTCACCAAATGAACATATTAGTATTAAATCAATAGATAATATTTATAAACTTACATGTGAAATATTAAAGAGGATAAAGAATTAA
- the lepB gene encoding signal peptidase I: MKYFIKEWVIPIVIALIIVLFLNKFVFILVTVPTGSMEDTIIPGDRLYVNELFNIKNAERGDILVFKSEELDDKRLVKRLIGLPGEEIEIKEDGSVFINGEELDEPYVIESKGEAKIFKVPDKSYFFLGDNRPISFDARYWNNPYISEEQIIGKVLFRFFPFNRMGKVE; this comes from the coding sequence ATGAAGTATTTTATTAAAGAATGGGTTATACCTATAGTTATAGCTTTAATTATAGTGTTATTTTTAAATAAATTTGTTTTTATATTAGTTACAGTACCAACAGGCTCTATGGAGGATACAATTATTCCTGGAGACAGACTGTATGTTAATGAATTATTTAATATTAAAAATGCAGAACGTGGTGATATACTTGTGTTTAAGTCTGAAGAACTTGATGATAAAAGATTAGTGAAAAGGTTAATAGGTTTACCAGGAGAAGAAATTGAAATAAAAGAAGATGGAAGTGTTTTTATAAATGGTGAAGAATTAGATGAGCCATATGTTATAGAGTCTAAAGGGGAAGCAAAAATTTTCAAAGTTCCAGACAAATCGTATTTCTTTTTAGGTGATAATAGACCAATATCATTTGATGCAAGGTATTGGAACAATCCATATATATCAGAAGAACAAATAATTGGAAAAGTATTGTTTAGATTTTTCCCATTTAATAGAATGGGAAAAGTAGAATAA
- a CDS encoding ABC transporter ATP-binding protein — translation MSEKILEVKNLRTSFFTHLGEVKAIRGVSFDVEKGESIGIVGESGSGKSVTSLSIMKLLLYPGKIVDGEIFFNGKNLAKKSNKEMMNIRGNEIAMIFQDPMTSLNPVYTIGDQISEAIMKHQKLSKHEAHEKALEMLNLVNIPDPKKRIKNYPHEFSGGMRQRAMIAIALSCEPELLIADEPTTALDVTIQAQILELIKTLNSKLNTSTILITHDLGVVADVCSRVVVMYGGLIMEKGSIRDIYYEPRHPYTMGLLKSIPKVTSDLKQKLIPIPGTPPDLLNPPTGCPFYARCDYAMRICNQEQPPYFKSEDGKHESMCWLLHPDAPKNENYESLKGGVRIGK, via the coding sequence ATGTCAGAAAAAATATTAGAAGTTAAAAATCTGAGAACATCTTTTTTCACTCACTTAGGCGAAGTAAAAGCAATTAGAGGCGTAAGTTTTGACGTAGAAAAAGGAGAATCTATTGGTATAGTAGGAGAGTCAGGTAGTGGTAAGAGTGTTACTTCACTATCAATCATGAAACTTTTATTATATCCAGGAAAAATAGTTGACGGAGAAATATTTTTTAATGGTAAAAATTTAGCAAAAAAATCTAATAAAGAGATGATGAATATTAGAGGTAATGAAATAGCAATGATTTTTCAGGATCCTATGACATCATTAAACCCTGTTTATACAATAGGAGATCAAATTTCAGAAGCAATAATGAAGCATCAAAAATTATCGAAACATGAAGCTCATGAAAAGGCTTTAGAGATGCTTAATTTAGTTAATATACCTGATCCTAAAAAAAGGATAAAAAATTATCCTCATGAATTTTCAGGTGGAATGAGACAAAGGGCTATGATAGCAATAGCGCTTTCTTGTGAACCAGAGCTTTTAATAGCAGATGAGCCTACAACAGCTCTTGATGTTACTATTCAAGCTCAAATTCTCGAACTTATTAAAACTTTAAATTCGAAATTAAATACATCTACAATATTAATAACTCATGACTTGGGAGTTGTTGCAGATGTTTGTTCTAGAGTAGTTGTAATGTATGGCGGACTTATTATGGAAAAAGGTTCAATTAGAGATATTTATTATGAACCAAGACATCCGTATACAATGGGATTATTAAAATCAATACCAAAAGTTACATCAGATTTAAAACAAAAATTAATTCCTATACCAGGTACACCACCTGATTTATTAAATCCTCCTACAGGATGCCCATTTTATGCAAGATGTGATTACGCTATGCGTATTTGTAATCAAGAACAGCCTCCTTACTTTAAATCAGAAGATGGAAAACATGAGTCAATGTGTTGGCTACTCCACCCTGATGCACCTAAAAATGAAAATTATGAAAGTTTGAAGGGAGGGGTAAGAATTGGCAAGTAA
- a CDS encoding dipeptidase — protein sequence MDYKKVALNLHQNNIIIDTHLDLAGEIYNRYMAGEKDVIKNRYLENFKKGGFNIIVSSLYIDGIFLPEMALKVALGQINAIMEDIKTCNGEVILVKTKEHLNKVINENKIGIILSFEGLEPIGNELGLLKIFYELGVRAAGLVWSRRNFVADGCSFNPVEEGQRGGLTNFGVEVVKLMEEMNMVIDVSHLNDEGFWDIVKFTNKPFIASHSNSRSIHNRMRNLNDDQIKAIAERNGVIGINAYKNIAGVEEKDNPIEKLADHIEYIINLVGAEHVGYGFDLCNNYYDSELKFNYVEQDSDSLKSHADVYLLTEELLKRGIHEDDVKLIIGGNFYRILNEIFK from the coding sequence ATGGATTATAAAAAAGTGGCATTAAATTTGCATCAAAATAATATAATTATTGATACACATTTAGATTTAGCTGGAGAAATATACAATAGATATATGGCAGGAGAAAAAGATGTAATCAAAAATAGATATCTTGAAAATTTTAAGAAAGGTGGATTTAATATAATTGTGTCATCTTTGTATATTGATGGCATATTTCTCCCTGAAATGGCATTGAAAGTTGCTCTTGGTCAAATAAATGCTATTATGGAAGATATAAAAACATGTAATGGGGAAGTAATTTTAGTAAAGACAAAAGAGCATCTAAATAAAGTAATAAATGAAAATAAAATTGGAATAATTTTATCTTTTGAGGGATTAGAGCCTATTGGAAACGAATTAGGTCTTTTAAAAATATTCTACGAACTTGGTGTAAGAGCTGCAGGATTAGTTTGGAGCAGAAGAAATTTTGTTGCAGACGGCTGTAGCTTTAATCCTGTTGAAGAAGGTCAAAGAGGCGGACTTACTAATTTTGGGGTTGAGGTAGTAAAATTGATGGAAGAAATGAATATGGTTATAGATGTAAGTCATTTAAATGATGAAGGATTTTGGGATATAGTTAAGTTTACAAACAAGCCATTCATTGCTTCTCATTCAAACTCCAGAAGCATACATAACAGGATGAGAAATTTAAATGATGATCAAATTAAGGCAATAGCAGAAAGAAACGGTGTAATAGGAATTAATGCATATAAAAATATTGCAGGAGTTGAAGAAAAAGATAATCCTATTGAAAAATTAGCTGACCATATAGAGTATATAATTAACTTAGTAGGTGCAGAACATGTAGGATATGGCTTTGATTTATGCAATAATTACTATGATAGTGAATTAAAGTTCAATTATGTAGAACAAGACAGTGATAGTCTGAAGTCCCATGCTGATGTTTATCTTTTGACGGAAGAACTCTTAAAAAGAGGAATACATGAAGATGATGTGAAGCTTATTATAGGTGGTAATTTCTACAGGATTTTAAATGAAATATTTAAATAA
- a CDS encoding ABC transporter permease, with translation MARYIVKRIISAIITIWFIMTLTFVLMNAIPGDPISTGKALQPEVRAAVEAKYGLDKPLFEQYVTYLKNFMHGDFGVSFQKIGLTTNQIIADGFPYSLRIGGWSSVFIIIVGIFLGIVSALKQNKVPDRISMIIATLGATIPSFVFATLFLYIFNRKLGWVPSFGADTWKHYIGPVLCIGMFSLAYVTRLTRTSVLDVLQQDYIRTARAKGLSEGIVIIKHALRNALIPVVTYLGPMIASLITGSFVVEKVFGIAGIGSLFTTSITNRDYTLIVGITVFFGIFIVIATLLVDILYVFIDPRIKYD, from the coding sequence GTGGCAAGATATATAGTAAAAAGAATTATTTCAGCAATAATTACTATATGGTTTATTATGACTTTAACATTTGTGTTAATGAACGCCATTCCAGGTGATCCTATTTCGACTGGAAAGGCTTTGCAGCCAGAAGTAAGAGCAGCTGTAGAAGCTAAGTATGGATTGGACAAACCTTTATTTGAGCAATATGTAACATATTTAAAAAATTTCATGCATGGAGATTTTGGTGTATCCTTCCAAAAAATAGGATTAACTACTAATCAAATTATTGCAGATGGATTTCCATATTCATTGAGAATTGGGGGTTGGTCTTCAGTGTTTATAATTATTGTAGGTATTTTCTTAGGTATAGTTTCTGCTCTTAAGCAAAATAAAGTACCAGATAGGATTTCAATGATTATTGCTACATTAGGGGCAACGATACCAAGTTTTGTTTTTGCAACATTATTTCTTTATATTTTTAATAGAAAACTTGGCTGGGTTCCTTCCTTTGGAGCAGATACATGGAAGCATTATATTGGTCCAGTTCTTTGTATAGGTATGTTTTCACTTGCTTATGTAACTAGGCTTACAAGAACTTCAGTACTAGATGTATTACAGCAAGATTATATACGTACTGCAAGAGCTAAGGGACTATCAGAAGGTATAGTTATAATTAAACACGCTTTGAGAAATGCATTGATACCTGTAGTTACATATCTTGGACCAATGATTGCATCTTTAATAACTGGGTCATTTGTTGTTGAAAAGGTATTCGGTATAGCTGGTATAGGTTCATTGTTTACTACAAGCATTACAAACAGAGATTATACTCTTATAGTGGGAATTACAGTGTTCTTTGGAATTTTTATCGTAATAGCAACACTATTAGTGGATATACTGTATGTATTTATAGATCCGCGTATAAAATATGATTAG
- a CDS encoding HAD family hydrolase: protein MMDYKIIVLDLDGTLLNDEKIISKKDEIILKKLYSKGIQIVIATGRNYYMAKKLTERIKETKPIILANNGAISRLSYNDELIEHSYLDSTIFSSIYEEGLKYNLNPVIHVDEYDNGFDMIFENEDYEEAYLGYVKKEDRRVKYVKFKPKDIMNILSVCYLAEFEVLDTFSNKVRKTINGEYNVICNRNISNRALLEFLHVNGCKWRALKKYLDRINVKPSEIIAFGDDNNDIELLFNSGLGIAMKNGTESCIKSSNMISKYDNNNSAVSFELSKIFNIN, encoded by the coding sequence ATGATGGACTATAAAATTATTGTATTGGATCTTGATGGAACTTTGTTAAATGACGAAAAGATCATAAGTAAAAAAGATGAAATTATTCTTAAAAAATTATATTCTAAAGGTATTCAAATTGTAATAGCTACTGGTAGAAATTATTATATGGCTAAAAAACTCACAGAGCGGATTAAAGAAACTAAGCCTATTATTTTAGCAAATAATGGTGCTATAAGTAGACTTTCATACAATGATGAACTAATAGAGCACAGTTATTTAGATTCTACAATTTTTTCAAGTATATACGAGGAGGGTTTGAAGTATAACTTGAATCCTGTTATACATGTAGATGAATATGATAATGGATTTGATATGATATTTGAAAATGAAGATTATGAAGAAGCCTATCTTGGTTATGTAAAAAAAGAAGATAGAAGAGTAAAATATGTTAAATTTAAGCCAAAAGATATTATGAATATTTTATCAGTTTGTTATTTAGCTGAGTTTGAAGTTCTTGATACTTTTAGTAATAAGGTAAGAAAAACAATAAATGGAGAATATAATGTAATTTGCAACAGGAATATAAGTAATAGAGCTTTATTAGAGTTCTTGCATGTAAATGGTTGTAAATGGAGAGCTTTAAAAAAATATTTAGATAGAATTAACGTGAAGCCATCAGAGATAATAGCTTTTGGAGATGATAATAATGATATTGAATTATTATTTAATTCAGGGCTAGGTATAGCCATGAAAAATGGAACTGAAAGTTGTATTAAGTCATCTAATATGATATCAAAATATGATAATAATAATTCAGCAGTTTCTTTTGAATTGTCTAAGATATTCAATATTAATTAA
- a CDS encoding peptide ABC transporter substrate-binding protein, which translates to MLKRVLSLLVVLTMVLSVTVGCAQQDQPPATDETETPGDETPADETPAGSEDYLVWNIAVDPQTWDPTLNSASDGGHIIQNLFEGLTRETADGIEPAAAETWDISEDGTTYTFHLREGLKWSDGEPLTAADFEYAWKRACDPATASDYSFLVTNYLVNGDEYFNGEASRDDVGVKAIDETTLEVNLKFQVPYFLSLTSFYTYMPVRQDIVEANGEGWEKNPETCISNGAFHLTEYKTGDHLTMVKNENYWDADSVKLAGIKGLMIVEGTTALNGYENGEIQVLDSITIEQIPRLQKEDPNFKITPHIGTYYVQFNVDNEVFSDPLIRKAFSLAIDRTQFVEQVTKGGQIPATGFIPTGLIYSDGNEIRELNEDGVPVNEYGIDPNKALVEEAKALLAEAGYPNGEGLPKITFLYNTNENNKKIAEALQGMWKQNLGIDVELLNQDWAVFQETRRAGEYMIARGGWLGDYGDAMTMLDLFASNSGNNDPQWRYKEEPVVAPHDTTLNPEQEEFENALNESRLTTGTDRDAALKAAEDALMNNHVVAPIYYYTFTNIVDESIVEGVELTLTNKWDFRYAEIVQ; encoded by the coding sequence ATGTTAAAAAGAGTACTATCATTATTAGTTGTACTTACAATGGTATTATCTGTAACAGTTGGTTGTGCACAACAAGATCAACCACCAGCAACAGATGAAACAGAAACACCAGGAGATGAAACACCTGCAGATGAAACACCTGCTGGAAGCGAAGACTATTTAGTTTGGAATATAGCAGTTGACCCACAAACTTGGGATCCAACTCTAAACAGTGCATCTGATGGTGGACACATAATTCAAAACTTGTTTGAAGGTTTAACAAGAGAAACTGCAGATGGTATTGAACCAGCAGCAGCAGAAACTTGGGATATTTCTGAAGATGGAACTACTTATACTTTCCATTTAAGAGAAGGCTTGAAATGGTCAGATGGAGAACCTTTGACTGCAGCAGATTTTGAATATGCTTGGAAAAGAGCATGTGATCCAGCTACAGCTTCAGATTATTCATTCTTAGTAACTAACTATTTAGTTAATGGTGATGAATACTTCAATGGAGAAGCTTCAAGAGATGATGTTGGAGTTAAAGCTATTGATGAAACTACTTTAGAAGTTAATTTGAAATTCCAAGTACCATACTTCTTAAGTTTAACTTCATTCTATACTTATATGCCAGTTAGACAAGATATAGTTGAAGCTAACGGTGAAGGTTGGGAAAAGAATCCTGAAACTTGTATTTCAAATGGTGCATTCCATTTAACTGAATATAAGACTGGTGATCATTTAACAATGGTTAAAAATGAAAATTATTGGGATGCTGATAGTGTTAAATTAGCTGGAATTAAAGGTCTTATGATAGTTGAAGGAACTACTGCTCTTAATGGATATGAAAATGGAGAAATCCAAGTTCTTGATAGTATTACTATAGAACAAATTCCTAGACTTCAAAAAGAAGATCCTAACTTCAAAATTACGCCACATATAGGTACTTATTATGTTCAATTTAACGTTGATAATGAAGTGTTTAGTGATCCTTTAATAAGGAAAGCATTCTCATTAGCTATTGATAGAACTCAATTTGTTGAACAAGTAACTAAGGGTGGACAAATTCCTGCAACAGGTTTTATTCCAACTGGATTAATTTATTCTGATGGAAATGAAATAAGAGAATTAAATGAAGATGGTGTACCAGTAAATGAGTATGGTATAGATCCTAATAAAGCTTTAGTTGAAGAAGCAAAAGCCTTATTGGCTGAAGCAGGTTATCCAAATGGTGAAGGATTACCAAAAATAACATTCTTATACAACACAAATGAGAATAATAAGAAAATAGCAGAAGCATTACAAGGTATGTGGAAGCAAAACCTTGGTATAGATGTTGAACTTCTTAACCAAGACTGGGCAGTATTCCAAGAAACTAGAAGAGCTGGAGAATATATGATAGCTAGAGGTGGTTGGTTAGGTGACTACGGTGATGCTATGACTATGCTAGATTTATTTGCTTCTAACTCTGGAAACAACGACCCACAATGGAGATATAAAGAAGAACCTGTAGTTGCACCACATGACACTACATTGAATCCAGAGCAAGAAGAATTTGAAAATGCTCTTAATGAATCTCGTTTAACAACTGGTACAGATAGAGATGCAGCTTTAAAAGCAGCAGAAGATGCTTTAATGAACAACCATGTTGTAGCACCTATTTACTATTATACTTTTACAAATATAGTTGATGAGTCAATAGTAGAAGGAGTAGAATTAACATTAACAAATAAATGGGATTTCAGATACGCTGAAATAGTTCAATAA